The Neomonachus schauinslandi chromosome 4, ASM220157v2, whole genome shotgun sequence genome includes a region encoding these proteins:
- the LOC110580494 gene encoding splicing factor 3B subunit 4-like, with protein sequence MAAGPISERNQDATVYVGGLDEKVSEPLLWELFLQAGPVVNTHMPKDRVTGQHQGYGFVEFLSEEDADYAIKIMNMIKLYGKPIRVNKASAHNKNLDVGANIFIGNLDPEIDEKLLYDTFSAFGVILQTPKIMRDPDTGNSKGYAFINFASFDASDAAIEAMNGQYLCNRPITVSYAFKKDSKGERHGSAAERLLAAQNPLSQADRPHQLFADAPPPPSAPNPVVSSLGSGLPPPGMPPPGSFPPPVPPPGALPPGIPPAMPPPPMPPGAGGHGPPSAGTPGAGHPGHGHSHPHPFPPGGMPHPGMSQMQLAHHGPHGLGHPHAGPPGSGGQPPPRPPPGMPHPGPPPMGMPPRGPPFGSPMGHPGPMPPHGMRGTPPLMPPHGYTGPPRPPPYGYQWGPLPPPRPTPRPPVPPRGPLRGPLPQ encoded by the coding sequence ATGGCGGCCGGGCCGATCTCCGAGCGGAACCAGGATGCTACTGTCTACGTCGGGGGCCTGGACGAGAAGGTTAGCGAACCATTGCTGTGGGAGCTATTTCTCCAGGCAGGGCCAGTAGTCAACACCCACATGCCAAAGGATAGAGTCACAGGTCAGCACCAAGGCTATGGCTTTGTGGAATTCTTGAGTGAGGAAGATGCTGACTATGCCATTAAGATCATGAACATGATCAAACTCTATGGGAAACCAATACGGGTGAACAAAGCATCAGCTCACAACAAGAATCTGGACGTGGGGGCCAACATTTTCATTGGCAATCTAGACCCGGAGATTGATGAGAAGCTGCTTTATGATACTTTCAGCGCCTTTGGGGTCATCTTACAAACCCCGAAGATTATGCGGGACCCTGACACAGGCAACTCCAAAGGTTATGCCTTTATTAATTTCGCTTCCTTTGATGCTTCGGATGCAGCTATTGAGGCCATGAATGGGCAGTATCTCTGTAACCGCCCTATCACTGTGTCCTATGCCTTCAAGAAGGACTCCAAGGGTGAGCGCCATGGCTCAGCAGCTGAACGACTTCTGGCAGCCCAGAACCCACTCTCCCAGGCAGACCGCCCTCATCAGCTGTTTGCAGATGCACCCCCTCCACCCTCAGCCCCCAATCCTGTGGTGTCATCATTGGGGTCTGGGCTTCCTCCACCAGGCATGCCTCCTCCTGggtccttcccacccccagtgcCGCCTCCTGGAGCCCTTCCACCTGGGATACCCCCAGCCATGCCCCCACCACCTATgcctcctggggctggaggacaTGGCCCACCATCAGCAGGAACCCCAGGGGCTGGACATCCTGGACATGGACACTCACATCCTCACCCATTCCCACCGGGTGGGATGCCCCATCCAGGGATGTCTCAGATGCAGCTGGCCCACCATGGCCCTCATGGCTTAGGACACCCCCATGCTGGGCCCCCAGGCTCTGGGGGGCAGCCACCACCCCGACCGCCACCCGGAATGCCTCATCCTGGACCTCCTCCAATGGGCATGCCCCCTCGAGGGCCTCCGTTTGGATCTCCCATGGGTCACCCAGGTCCTATGCCTCCACATGGGATGCGTGGAACTCCTCCACTGATGCCTCCTCATGGATACACTGGGCCTCCACGACCCCCACCCTATGGCTACCAGTGggggcccctccctccaccccggCCTACCCCCCGGCCTCCAGTTCCCCCTCGTGGCCCACTTCGAGGCCCTCTTCCTCAGTAA